From Fundulus heteroclitus isolate FHET01 chromosome 5, MU-UCD_Fhet_4.1, whole genome shotgun sequence, a single genomic window includes:
- the LOC110367029 gene encoding uncharacterized protein LOC110367029, translating to MDFIPASDSLSLPDRLRATVRDILQAGPQLDAVAVWKCQRRCYAWVALQRRCYATEGLQRCCYAGEGLQRRCYAGVGLQRRCYAREGLQRRCYAREGLQRRCYAGEGLQRCCYAREGSSAFFLLLSCFLEPISRVTLRCEDQALESTTRSDSALATVPSNSLGGTKLGVSSPFPDSPWSPPDSPVSSRCSFRIPGPAGAARTLPNLRSPVTLSSAPQPSAEPISLPLV from the exons ATGGATT TTATACCTGCCTCCGACAGCCTGTCCCTGCCAGATCGTCTTCGAGCCACTGT AAGGGACATACTGCAGGCTGGACCTCAGCTTGATGCTGTGGCTGTGTGGAAGTGTCAGAGACGCTGCTACGCCTGGGTTGCCCTCCAGAGACGCTGCTATGCCACAGAAGGTCTCCAGAGATGCTGCTATGCCGGGGAAGGCCTCCAGAGACGCTGCTACGCCGGGGTAGGCCTCCAGAGACGCTGCTACGCCAGAGAAGGCCTCCAGAGACGCTGCTACGCCAGGGAAGGCCTCCAGAGACGCTGCTACGCCGGGGAAGGCCTCCAGAGATGCTGCTATGCCAGGGAAGGCAGTTCTGCCTTTTTTCTCT TGCTTTCGTGTTTTTTGGAACCTATCTCTCGTGTGACTCTGCGCTGTGAAGACCAGGCTCTCGAATCCACAAcccgctcagattctgctctggcgacCGTCCCCTCAAACTcacttggtggtaccaagtTGGGCGTGAGTTCTCCCTTCCCGGATTCACCCTGGTCACCCCCGGACTCTCCTGTTTCCTCCCGCTGTTCCTTCCGGATCCCTGGACCCGCCGGCGCTGCTCGGACCCTGCCCAACCTCCGTTCACCGGTCACTCTGTCATCTGCTCCTCAACCATCAGCTGAGCCCATCTCCCTCCCCCTGGTTTAG